A stretch of Henckelia pumila isolate YLH828 chromosome 4, ASM3356847v2, whole genome shotgun sequence DNA encodes these proteins:
- the LOC140865761 gene encoding uncharacterized protein has translation MSSEIFSDFDISEHEKDKLVGEVIRYILFKSEQNSGCPIKRDELTQLITGKNYRQRNLPAFVINEAKAKLSSIFGYEMRELQRSRPSVSANPVRASQSQQAISDAKSYIIMSQIPPDVYRKFVEDANSTHLSGFTFVVLGIIHLAGGRVAEENLWHHLKRMGLQENQENHPNFGNTKQALEALVQQRYLQKEKVKGPEGNTVYYELAERALDTSTNDKIKEYISQIVQKDGNPMEAD, from the exons ATGTCTTCTGAAATCTTCTCTGATTTCGACATTTCAGAGCAT GAAAAGGATAAATTGGTGGGGGAAGTCATCCGTTATATTCTATTCAAATCTGAGCAAAATTCAGGTTGTCCTATAAAAAGGGATGAATTGACCCAGCTGATTACTGGTAAAAACTACAGGCAAAGAAATTTGCCTGCTTTCGTGATCAATGAGGCAAAGGCTAAACTCTCCTCAATATTCGGGTACGAAATGCGAGAGCTTCAGCGGTCACGACCTTCAGTTTCAGCTAATCCAGTTCGTGCTTCACAATCACAACAGG CAATATCTGATGCGAAATCATACATAATCATGAGTCAAATCCCCCCTGATGTCTACAGAAAGTTTGTGGAGGATGCAAACTCAACACATTTGTCAGGTTTCACTTTTGTGGTCCTTGGTATCATTCATTTAGCAGGTGGCAGAGTGGCAGAAG AAAATCTCTGGCATCATCTGAAACGAATGGGTTTGCAAGAAAATCAGGAAAACCATCCGAACTTTGGAAATACCAAACAGGCACTAGAAGCGCTAGTCCAACAAAG ATATCTGCAGAAAGAAAAAGTGAAAGGCCCTGAAGGCAACACAGTGTATTATGAACTTGCGGAGAGAGCTCTTGACACATCAACTAAtgacaaaatcaaagaatacatATCTCAG ATTGTTCAAA
- the LOC140867105 gene encoding type III polyketide synthase A-like, with protein sequence MSHINGNGESKKCANLRSTRTPTPGKATVLAIGKAFPSQVVPQDCLVEGYIRDTNCHDLAIKEKLERLCKTTTVKTRYTVMSKEILDKYPELATEGSPTIKQRLDIANPAVVEMAAEASLACIKQWNRPVSHITHLVYVSSSEIRLPGGDLHLAAELGLKNDVNRVMLYFLGCYGGVTGLRVAKDIAENNPGSRVLLTTSETTILGFRPPNKTRPYDLVGAALFGDGAAAAIIGTDPLPGSEWPSFELNHAVQQFLPGTQNVIDGYVSEEGINFKLGRDLPQKIDENIEEFCKKVMAKTGLKDYNELFWAVHPGGPAILNRLESRLGLKRDKLECSRRALMDFGNVSSNTVFYVMEYMMEELKDGDGEEWGLALAFGPGITFEGVLLRSL encoded by the exons ATGTCACATATCAACGGCAATGGTGAATCCAAGAAATGCGCTAATTTGCGGTCGACTCGCACACCGACGCCGGGGAAGGCGACCGTTCTTGCTATCGGGAAGGCGTTCCCGAGTCAAGTTGTTCCTCAAGATTGCTTGGTCGAGGGATACATTCGTGACACCAACTGCCATGATTTAGCCATCAAGGAGAAACTAGAGCGTTTGT GCAAAACTACTACTGTGAAGACTAGATACACTGTCATGTCGAAAGAGATCCTCGACAAATACCCGGAACTCGCGACCGAAGGCTCTCCGACGATCAAGCAACGCCTCGACATAGCGAACCCAGCCGTGGTCGAAATGGCGGCAGAAGCAAGCCTAGCCTGCATAAAGCAATGGAACCGACCCGTATCGCACATCACACACCTGGTTTACGTTTCGTCGAGCGAGATACGCCTCCCGGGCGGCGACCTCCACCTCGCCGCCGAATTAGGCCTGAAAAACGACGTGAACCGAGTGATGCTCTACTTTCTAGGCTGCTACGGTGGGGTGACAGGCCTGAGGGTGGCCAAAGACATAGCGGAGAACAATCCCGGCAGCCGAGTTTTACTCACGACCTCGGAAACAACCATCCTCGGCTTCCGGCCGCCGAACAAGACCCGGCCTTACGACCTGGTCGGGGCGGCGCTGTTCGGAGACGGCGCGGCGGCGGCGATCATAGGTACCGACCCGTTGCCCGGATCCGAGTGGCCGTCCTTCGAACTGAACCACGCGGTGCAGCAGTTCTTGCCGGGGACGCAGAACGTGATCGACGGATACGTTTCGGAAGAAGGGATAAACTTCAAACTGGGGCGGGATCTCCCTCAGAAAATCGACGAAAACATCGAGGAATTCTGCAAGAAAGTGATGGCGAAAACGGGTTTGAAGGATTATAACGAGCTGTTCTGGGCGGTTCACCCAGGTGGGCCGGCGATCCTTAACCGGCTGGAGAGTAGGCTGGGGTTGAAAAGAGACAAGTTGGAGTGTAGCAGAAGGGCTTTAATGGATTTCGGAAATGTTAGCAGCAATACAGTGTTTTATGTAATGGAATACATGATGGAGGAATTGAAGGATGGTGATGGAGAAGAATGGGGGCTGGCTTTGGCTTTTGGACCTGGAATCACCTTTGAAGGGGTTCTTCTTCGAAGCTTGTGA